gagatGGGGGTGGATACCACCGCTCTGAGTCGATTTAGGGTAGGTCTTCCGATTAGGGCATTATATGCTAACCCTACgtcgatgactatgaagtctatactcaaagagttttggattttttcccctttccaaaggtagtatgaaggggtaaaaatcccaGTAGCTTTATTGGCGTGTCACCTAGCCTGTAtaaggtgtcggggtaggctcttagCTCCCTCTCGTCCAACCCTAGCTTGTCAAATACGGgtttgaaaaggatgtccgccgagcttccttgatcTACTAgagttctgtggagatgggcattggcCAGGATCATGGTTATCACCACTAGATCATCGTGTTCAGGGATTACTCCTTGCCCATCCTCCTTTGTAAATGAGATGGTAGGAAGGTCGGGCGATTCGCTCCCGACCTGGTAGACTCGCTTGAGGTGTCTCTTGCGAGAGGACTTGGGGAGTCCCCCTCCTGCGAATCCACCTGAGATCATATGTATATGTCTCTTCGGAGTctgcggtggtgggtctcttctatctgcgtcatctcgctttctcttccCATTATTGTccgacctttccatgagatatctgtcaagtcggccttctctggccagcttttctatcacattcttgaggtcgtaacagttgtttgttgagtgaccatatattttatggtactcgcagtaaTCGCTGCGactccccccttttttatttttaatgggccTAGgaggtggcagcctttcagtattgcaaatttctctgtatacgtccactatagaaacctttagaggagtataagagtgatatttcctGGGTCTGTCGAGACCGAGGTCTTCTTTCTTCTTGGGCTCCCTCTCCCTTTCTTTTATCGAGGGAGGGTGCCCAGATCGCCAACTCGACTCTCTCAGTCTGGCATTTTCCTctatgttgatgtacttttccgcTCTCTCCTATACATCACTCAAAGAGGTCGGGTGCCTTTttgatatggactgtgagaagggtcCTTCCCTAAGTCTATTTACTAATCCCATGAtaactgcctctgtgggcagatcttgaatttccaaacacgctttgttgaacctttccatgtaaTCACGTAGGGGTTCCCCGACCTCCTGTTTaactcccaggaggctcggtgcgtgttttactttatccttctggatggagaatcgCATCAGGAATTTTCTTGAGAGGTCCTCAAAGCCGGTAACCGACCCTGgagggaggctatcgaaccacttcatcgccgCTTTTGACAGGGTGGTCGGAAAAGCCTTGCAACGTGTTGCATCAGAAGCATCAGccagatacatccgacttttgaaattgCTTAAATGATGCTTTGGGTATGTGGTTCCATCATAGAGGTTCAtctcagggcttttgaagtttcttggaacctttgccctcattatgtcctcgctgaacgGGTCCTCTCCTCCCAAGGGCGACTCTTCTCGATTGCCGCGGGAGTCTCGGGCTTTAAGGGAGGATTCAAGCTTTGTGAGTTTTTCTTCcaactcttttcgtcgttctATTTCCTCCCTGAGGTTTCGCTCTGCCTCTCGTTGTCGTTCTAGTTCCTGTTCCAATTGCTCCAAACGACCTTGGTGGCCGTGGACCAGCCCCATTAGCTCAGTTGCATGGGGTGGCCCTTCCTTTCCGGACTCTCGTCCTTCCGATGAATTTGCCTTTGGGTTTTTGAGCCCAGAGGTGCCTTCTTTATGCTGGTCGCTGGTTCCTTGATGAAGGGTCAGGTCTGCGTCATTGTTTCCGGTATCTGGATTTTCTTGCTCGGAATCAGACGCTGTATGTCCATCTTCTGGTGAGTTGTCCGCCATTACTGGTTGATCTCTCGGTTCTCCGGCAACGGGGCCAATGTTACGTTGGGTAACCGGAGATAATGGGCTTGACTCGTTAGGTTGGCCCAAACGCTTGTGGAGGGAAACCTTCGAAGAGAATCGCGCTCTTAGGCTTCCGTCCGACTTGTGAGTACGAGtgaatgggggtggtacctgcaaagacacttcGATACCTAAGTCAGCAAAAGTgtaagcaggtctagagagtattggggcttagagatacctgaggaatgtcagtgtatttatagtggtgaaccaataaccaccgttggagtagttccacttTTAAGGGTgtataaccgtccctttatcttaagGAGGTTATGATATGGCCTCTGGAAGTGggtagagagattttagggccagttactcatttgaatgagtgtttatctacCAGCCAATCTTCGTCCCCGACTTCTTTGGGATAAGTCGTGGTGAGAACCGACTTCGTCAGGAGTAGGTCGGTATAGTGCGAGACTCAATCCTTTGGATTGGGCCTTTCGTTGAGTCCTGGGTCTTATCATTAGGTCAGAGTATGAACATTTAAGATagagtaaaattaacaaaatacttATTGTTTCTGTTCCATATTGTTTAGAATAgctagatatttttaaaatattagtaaaaatatgtattttaaatttttaattctaaattttttactatattttattttttatttacataagaCCGGATTAACCGGTTCAACCAATAACCTACCAGTTAAACCAGTAACCCAGTGATCCAGTGACATCACCGGTTCAGTTATGACAATTATGGTGTAATTTACTCTAAATTCTTTTTCTATGTAAAATTAACAAACTTGTTAAAAAgacaataatataatttttcttgtaTTATTGATACAGTCAATTCATTAAAACTATAAACAAACTTAAAAGTCTATTTGATTTGcgtttttaatttttccttCACAAAATTCTGAAGACAGAAGGTGAAAAACTCAATTCGAACACCCTTAccttttcaatattttttaataaaacttGCGGGAAAAAAAACGGTAACAGTAGAAagccaaaaaaaaataaacagcCAGATAAAACAAGTTCTCTGACTGATTTTGgctaaatttttttgttaccaaatatttccaaaaaaaaaaggaacatTGTAACATGATCCTCTTCTGTTCTGCattacatatatacatataaacccATCTTAGTAAAAGATGCAATCAAACATTTTCAACAAAATTATCCTAGAAACTGTAGAATCAAATCAAATGCTAAGAACAAGGAATATCAAGATTGCAGAAAGGACAGCAACCAGGATAAAGCATGCCCTGCAATGTTTACCAAAAACAATGGAAACTACAATGGCAGAAGCATAACAGGACATGGAATGAACTCGGCAAGCAAGTTTGCGTCTATATGCTTTGTGTGGATTGCTTCCATGCTAATAACTACCAAGTCCAAATTGAGGTCGTCGGCAACATCGCCAATGATCGCTGTTGGCTTGCTCCCTTCTCCGAGCCGCTCGAGCAAGTTGTAATCCTTGAATCCACCTGTATATATGTTTTATGAATACAGAACAAACAGATCGAACAATCACTCGAAGCTCTCGGACATGATACAACAATGAAAGCCTTTTTCTACCTAGATATTGTTGGGACATATATCAAACAAACCTAGTGAAATCTATTAGGAAATGACCATTTAGACAATTCATGTAAATAATCATTGCATAGAAGAgaaaataatcataataattacCAGAGAATGTATGACAGAAAACCTTTTGACTAGCAAATGGAGCAGATAAATCTAATGAAATTATCAATTCATTATTCTTGATACTATGATAGCCAAGATTTCGTCACATTAAAAAACTTATGTGCTATTAGATTGAAATCGCGGCATGCATAATTAAGTTTCACAAAACCTCTATGAAAACAACTACATCAATACAACCGTGTTTAGTAACCTTTATATACTAGAAAATAATCTTCTTCTCCTCctactcttcttttttttttttgggtccaAAATCTATCACAGGGAGATCATGGTTATAAACTTTTTAACCTGTGAATCCAAAAATAAGCTTATGCAAACAAACCTCCCATGTTACACAAAACCAAAACATTCTATGAAAGATTCTACTGTGAAAGGATATTAaccaaacaagaaaatttagtATTGGTATTGTGCTTCAAAGGGCATGAACATGCATAATGCCAAGTACTATAAACAAAACAAAGAATTGCTTTTGGAAACCTTCAGAAATATGCCAGCGGATGCTGGATAGTTGCGTCTCGTGCTCAGGTAGTGACTCTTTCTGCTGTTCATCAATAACTGCAAAAGCATATAAACATGTAAAGGGTATGCCGATCGCTCCAAATAAATTCTCAATTTACAAATCAtcaaaaagcaaaagaatgaaaaaggaTTTTCCTTCAGATTTTAATTTGAAACCGGATTCGGGTGTAGTTCTGTggaaataaattaagtaaagaAAGATTAAGAGGAGAGATTAAGGGTAGGTAAACTTATGAGGAAAACACTTCTAGTAGTGACAAATAAGCAACATAAGAACTAAAAATGTGAAATGGTGGTGGAGAACAGTGTTGAGACCTTCACTAATGTCACAAGAGGAACTCTTTTTTGGCCTTTTCTTGGGTCATGTTAGAATTATTCATAAACAATAAAATTGCATTTTTGGTGTACAATCAAAACCCCAAATACAAGTTCCAAATTTGAATTGAGGATTTGCATATATATGATATGATGACTTACCTACTACTGTAATGTCAGCTCCATACTTTTTTGCCAAAGCAGTGGTAGTTGCTATAGCCTAATGAAAATTGCATTAACCACAAGTTAATCTTTGGTGAAGAATGGGAAAAAAATGTCAAGGATTCTATCAGGTATCAAAAACATCCCATTTGATTTGTTTTCTATTCTCATTTTCAGATGATATTTTTTCTCCATTACTCACAAAAATGTGactattttgtattgaattctctgtaaaacaaacaaaaacacCCCAAGTTTCTCGATGAATTGGTTTCAAATTGCATATTCACAAATCACAATACCATCATCAACTAGGTCAAAAAAAACTTTCAATCCCAACATAGAATCAAAGAAGGTGCATCATAGAAACTCACTTGTCTTGTTCCTTCAGAGAGATAAGGATTCCTATCAGTAATAGGCAAAAGCAGATGCTTGAATTGTGTAAAGGCATCGGTAGCTGCACTCACTTCAGGTTCTTGTGCCTTAGCCTTAGCTAAATTGAGAAAGCaacaaatcaatttttaataaataaattaaaaaaaatctttttttttttttacttcacAAAAAAGGGTAGCTGAACATATAATCAAATGCAATGCCTTGAATGCAAGTATAAGAAATAAAAAGTTGCCCACATAAAAAAGAACCGATTTGACTCAAATAACCACAATTTAGATTAAGAAAGCAGCAATTTTTTTCACCTTTATGGGTGACCCTGCGGAATCTGGAGAATAGAGAGTGTTGTTTATGAGGTTTGGAAGGGAGAGAAGGAAACAAGTTTAAACTGTTTGATGAAATTGAAAATGGTGGATTCAATAAGGAAGATTTTGGGGATTTAGGGGAAGGTTCAATGGGAACTGCAACCAAATAGTGAGCAAGCGCCATAATCAGGTGGATTGTGAGCTTCAGAGTTCAGTGAAGAAGAATATGGAGGAGATTGGGGTAAGTTCCAGAAAGGGGAACAAAcattatgtaaaatattaaatatgttttTGGTAGATAACATGTGTATTTGTATTTATTCATATTTATACATATtctttttagtttatttattattttttttttttactttaagtTTACATAGTATTTAAGTAGCGTTTGGTAGAGAGATAGAGACGaaaagactgagactgagacagtgattgaaataaatctctgtttggtgcaaaatgggagacaggaattgaaacaagaatgaaattctaatttaatttgcataaagggtaaaattggaattaattaattaaaataaaaatattttaggtataaaatgttattaaagtttcagtctccatctctaaaaatttcagtcttCTATGTCCTTACTTTTTAGAGATActaaaatactgaaattttagagacagagacaaaaattttaataccagtctctgaactaacaaatacgatattaagtctcagtctttcGGTCTCTATCTCattacctcaaaacaaacgctaccttaatACTTACAAATAAAAGAACTTGAAGACacgcacaaaaaaaattaccaaactTTAGAAAAAAAGCTGACTTCTAAATGAGAAAAgtaataataacataataagataaaagagtttgttgcaaaaaaaaaagagttaatcataattaaatttataaattttcatCACTTTATCACTTAatcaatttataaatttttaaaatctaataatacttgaactttttttttgtcaacTTTATCACTTTAGAAAAATGTAGTCTCCCATTGAGTTACTAGggaattgaaatttgaaaacatAGACCTGAGGTGTACCCAAGGGCCAAGGGTAGCATGAATAATGGTGCCCTTAGGTGGAGCCTTTATCATGACCACCACCTCttatctcaatttttttattaatatattttttaatttttaattatagtttattttgttttatttattcacatataatttaatttcaaCCCACAAGAAATGTAAGAGATAAATTGGTGAAAAGTAagaactttttctttttaatattgtATTACTAGAGGTGAAATCCTTCATTATGAACCAAACTGTGTGttaaacacaattatgaccATTTACAAAACGTCAGTGACGTTTTGtgttttttcaattaaaataatatttttttaacaaaacgTCAGTGACGTTTtgtgttttaataattaaaataatattttttattataaaatgtCGGTGACGTTTTGTTCTTTTAtgatcaaaaaaatttttttactacAAAATGTCAGTGACATTTTATGCTACTACCACAACTGGGTAAAACACTAAAATGATCAAATACTTTTGTATTTCACattaaaattattcatatataaaaattttagccGAAAAGTGAAAACTGAGCAAAATTATCTAAAACTATAATCTTTGTGATAAACCCGTATGGTGACAATATTgaaattataaagaaaaagaaaattgaaattataattttaaagagaagggagagagagagggaagttgacatgaataaaataagttgaatatttttataatttttttaagtgatGTTAGGtctattttataaaaaatttttgtttatattttaagtttatttgataAATACACTCTTACATGAATCAAAGACAatccaattttataaatttataagtgctaatagtttttatatttaatttgttttataatAGTGTGATAATAGCCAATATATTTGTTGGTGGATTTaactattactatattatttatgatcacattcagtatatatgtgtgatttattgaagaaagtagattattaaaaccaattaataactattttagagttaatctaattaacactagattaaaaaaaatcaaacaatgcataatatattatttttttattaatcaaattattataatttaaattaatttaaaaaaataatttagaattataatttcaatcttatcacgtgcatAGCATggataatttcaatcttatcacgtgcatggCAAGATAATAGTTTTACACGGATAATTACACTTGAAAACTAGGGCTAgcaatgggtagggtagggtagggtttggagcctaccctaaccctacccgcgggttgaaaatttcattaaaaCTCTACCCTACCTTATTCGCGGGTTGAAAATCtctcaaccctaaccctacccgcgCCTTAAAGTTctaaaccctaccctacccaaCCCTACCCGAagaaatatcaatttttttcaaagtaaatataaaattcaatcatttcaaaatttatacatattaataacataaaaaacaaaaacataatactttaaattactaaattaattaactagTTTAGTAGTTGTTCACTTATTGTAAGTCATTACATAAAGGAAGTTGTGGGTTCAACTTTCACTTCCTTCACTATATAtccaatttttataaaatatgtgttatatatatgaggtgcgggtagggtagggCACCCTAAACCCGTACTCTACCCTATCGGCAAGCATACCCGGACCGTACCCTATTCTACCCGCAGTGGGTCGGGTAGCCTACCCTAGTCGAACGGGTTGGACTGAGTTGGATATCCGCGGTAGAATATGAATTGCCAGCCCTATTGAAAACTATAATCTTATCTAaaccatttttaaaaattatctaaGAATGTATAACTGGCCAATAAATTATTACATGTGGTGATATTTATTTAAGTGGACAAGGGAGCTTAGGACCCAATCAACTTGGGtcggttaaaaaaaaaaagaaaaacaaaataacgAAAAGAAGTGTTTGTTAGTTGGACTTGGCCCGAAGCAAAAAACCCGAGCCCACAATTCAAAAAACTTGGCTAAACCCTAACGACTAACGAAACGTTTTTCATTTATAATCAAAACCCTCTTTTTTATTCCGTCTGCTGTTGCGCCCTGCAAACTTCAGTACCGCCACGAAGCGACGTCGTTGGATTCAAGCACAGAATGGGATCCAAAAACAATGTTAAGAAGAAcaagagcaagaagaagaaggacaACAGCGAGAAGCACAATTCCAACAACGATTTTGATgagaagaacaataacaacaacGATGGAAGCAATAATGTCATCAGCGACCCTAGATTCTCGTCGCTTCACACCGATCCTCGGTTCCGCGAGGACGCGCCAAAACACAAAACCAAGGTGGCTATCGATTCGCGATTCGACCGAATGTTTACAGATAAGAGCTTCCGGCCCAGTGAAGCCCCCGTTGACAAGAGGGGCAGGCCCAAGAAGGGCCCACCTTCCACTCACGCTTCTCTGAGACACTActataaagaagaagaagaagaagaagaagaagaagaagaagaagaagaagaagggactgAGTCGGAATCGGCTGAGTCGGAAGAGGGGAGTGAATCGGAGTCTGATGCCGATACGGATACGGATACAGATGCAGATGAGGAAGGTGCTGACGTGGAGGCTTACGATGAGGAAGAATCTGAAGTGAAGGTAATGATTCTGCAACGGTTGAATTGCAGCTGGTTAAGCTCAGTTTggttaaaattgaaaatatctcgatgagaaaatatgattttttttcgattttctcAATAATTGGGATAGGATATTAGCAAACAGAATTTAAGGTGTGATTGAATGAGCTTGTTTTGAGCTCGTTATTTCTCAGAATTATTTGAAAAATGGGGATGCTTTGGTTCTTAATTGAGTCTGTGATGATGATTGTGTGTTGTATCGACAGGAAGAGGTGCCGGCGATTGAGCAAGAGACACATAGGCTTGCTGTTGTTAACATGGACTGGAGGTATGTTAAGGTGCGTAATTCATCAAGTTTGATAATGTGCTTCAATCAAGCTTTTATTTGGTTGGTTATTTGGATATAATGTAgatttttctgaattttttagGGTTCAATTATGGATTATTTTGTTGTCATTGTAGGCTGTTGACTTGTATGTGTTATTAAGTTCGTTTGTCCCATCTAGTGGAATGATCGAATCGGTAGCTGTCTATCCGTCTGAGTTTGGTCTCCAGCGTATGAAAGAGGAGGAAGTTCATGGCCCCATTGGTCTATTTGACGATGAAAAGGAAAACGGTGACGATGACAGCGATGATGATGATATTTACAATGAGAAGCTGCGCGAATATGAGAAGAGCAGGATGAGGTAAATATGGCTTGTGTTAAGGACATCTTGGCTTCGCATAGAAGAAAAGCTGCTGATTTTAATTTCCACCTTCGATTAAATATGGCTTTAAATAGTGATTTTATTGGTCTTACTGTGAGTACTATTATGTACCTTGGTTGGTTCTTTCTGGTACTCCAGGTACTATTTTGCCGTGGTGGAATGTGATTCGGTTGCCACAGCAGATCATATTTACAAAGAATGTGATGGTCTTGAGTTCATACAATCATCTAATGCACTTGACTTGAGATTTATTCCTGATGACATGGAATTCAAGCACCCACCTCGGGATGTTGCTACAGAGGTATTTAGCATTTGATGATAGTCTGCCTGTCACTATGTTATAGCTTTGAATTAGAATTTAGAAAAATCACACCTTGAAACAAATAGGTAGTTATTGATTCTTTTTTCTGATTAGGCACCTGCAAACTATGAGTGCAAAGATTTCTATTCTCGAGCACTTCAACACAGTAAAGTTAATCTATCTTGGGATGAGGATGAACCTCTCCGTGCGAAGACCTTGAAACGGAAATTCAATGATGAACAGGTCGGTGTAATTTGTCTTAACTTTACTGTAATTAGTACAGCTTCTTTTATGCCTTTACCTTTTATCTTGTCACTTATGTTTATATTGTTATGTATCTTCATGTCAAGGGAGAGAAATTGAAAAGATCCTTTTCTTCATGTATAtagttttatattatttatataacttGCTTTATAAGG
Above is a genomic segment from Arachis stenosperma cultivar V10309 chromosome 1, arast.V10309.gnm1.PFL2, whole genome shotgun sequence containing:
- the LOC130937895 gene encoding uncharacterized protein LOC130937895; amino-acid sequence: MALAHYLVAVPIEPSPKSPKSSLLNPPFSISSNSLNLFPSLPSKPHKQHSLFSRFRRVTHKAKAKAQEPEVSAATDAFTQFKHLLLPITDRNPYLSEGTRQAIATTTALAKKYGADITVVVIDEQQKESLPEHETQLSSIRWHISEGGFKDYNLLERLGEGSKPTAIIGDVADDLNLDLVVISMEAIHTKHIDANLLAEFIPCPVMLLPL
- the LOC130954430 gene encoding pre-rRNA-processing protein ESF1; its protein translation is MGSKNNVKKNKSKKKKDNSEKHNSNNDFDEKNNNNNDGSNNVISDPRFSSLHTDPRFREDAPKHKTKVAIDSRFDRMFTDKSFRPSEAPVDKRGRPKKGPPSTHASLRHYYKEEEEEEEEEEEEEEEGTESESAESEEGSESESDADTDTDTDADEEGADVEAYDEEESEVKEEVPAIEQETHRLAVVNMDWRYVKAVDLYVLLSSFVPSSGMIESVAVYPSEFGLQRMKEEEVHGPIGLFDDEKENGDDDSDDDDIYNEKLREYEKSRMRYYFAVVECDSVATADHIYKECDGLEFIQSSNALDLRFIPDDMEFKHPPRDVATEAPANYECKDFYSRALQHSKVNLSWDEDEPLRAKTLKRKFNDEQLAQLELNEFLNTDESASDDDEEDNNETKDQVDKKAKKREKYRSLLQAGDGSEGDSEEDGPQDMEVTFNTGLEDISKHIMEKKDKQSETVWEAYLRKRREKKRARKNKSQYSSDDDSSDDSDQEAAEDADDFFVEEPAVKKKAKTKNEENKNQNIDGADKASKEELELLLADDNGTDAGPRGYNLKFKKGKGKKKDNAIDEAKIPSSTYDDPRFASLFSPDYVIDPTDPQFKRSAAYVRQLAQKQQKGSSEISAERENVKPPRGARLSSEDSGMAKKGEEEGSDVLRTKKDKHELSSLVKSIKMKSKQVKLPSDGKTRKDGKLPKRH